One window of the Deinococcus ruber genome contains the following:
- a CDS encoding ACT domain-containing protein, with the protein MLTLSLLPAEYAVCRLPADASVPDWAMSGTLFCVMRTPDELSLLCGAAQVPADVQQQAGWTAFKLHGPFDFALTGILASVLNPLKDAGIGIFALSTFDTDYVLVQQAQVGVATTALRAAGLTVLEDSR; encoded by the coding sequence ATGTTGACCCTCTCGCTGCTGCCAGCTGAATACGCCGTCTGCCGCCTGCCCGCAGATGCCAGCGTCCCCGACTGGGCCATGTCGGGGACGCTGTTCTGTGTGATGAGGACGCCCGACGAACTGTCGCTGCTGTGCGGCGCGGCGCAGGTGCCTGCCGACGTGCAGCAGCAGGCGGGCTGGACGGCCTTCAAGCTGCACGGCCCCTTCGATTTCGCTCTGACCGGCATTCTGGCGAGCGTGCTGAATCCGCTGAAAGACGCGGGCATCGGCATTTTCGCGCTCAGTACCTTCGACACCGATTATGTGCTGGTGCAGCAGGCACAGGTCGGCGTGGCGACGACAGCGCTGCGGGCGGCAGGATTGACCGTGCTGGAAGACAGCCGCTGA
- a CDS encoding phosphodiester glycosidase family protein yields MKCRTIFLSASLLVLSAGLPGSVARAAAQAAQPRPVSVAPPTPRTVALQGQLTSPRIETKLLPSGLEGLPVWFLPRLGVSVRNAPDALNLGYGPLTLTYTPASGWSAQTTAGALAPGAQLLAALPVPENLGSSLHVALSVLRLLNVPLLADTPEVLDFGLPALRMPTSSLPPAATPTAPPSPLPSTPLPVTPLPSTSTPPVPPAAPPSQPSQPVVTPPPGPGFTPVATLASVRSSRTVNRNIELQRVVMEFDGPANYTVLRDRSGLTFNLPGVLSAPQSQRLDSGDALGVSLGAAGSSVRLDTGNGSSEIFTLPDPYRIVVDTTTNIDTSVPPPIDETSLPDGVTLRHLGGLSLLIFDARYAPRVVSAPLGHASGVADLVRQQGGVAGVNGGYFDTASSLPVDLVARGGLMIAPSLERRATLGLDAQGTPQLGYPKPRYVLSAPGLQLVVNSVGSKPNPLWVTAFVGDGRTAVGGDGFTTLVLRQGPGTPGSTVSRALSGRFVPGVGDFAVTFDPARFPQLGLATGAPLRYDLNWQVPGWNSVQEALAAGPLLVSGGKVVLDPVREGFDTSGSIWRPTRQVAFVQMGDRSGIAFLDNGTPAEFARALAGAGVSSAMRLDSGSSATVYVSGGYLNAGGYLNTVWSRPVPNALVFVPKLNATGK; encoded by the coding sequence GTGAAGTGCCGCACCATCTTTCTGTCTGCCTCGCTGCTGGTTCTGAGTGCAGGTCTGCCCGGCAGCGTCGCCAGGGCCGCTGCTCAGGCCGCTCAGCCCCGCCCGGTCAGTGTCGCCCCGCCCACGCCGCGCACCGTGGCGCTTCAGGGTCAGCTGACCAGCCCGCGTATCGAGACCAAGCTGCTGCCCAGCGGTCTGGAAGGGTTGCCCGTGTGGTTCCTGCCCCGACTGGGCGTGTCGGTCAGAAATGCGCCGGACGCACTCAATCTGGGCTACGGCCCGCTGACCCTGACGTATACGCCTGCCTCCGGCTGGAGCGCCCAGACCACTGCCGGAGCGTTGGCCCCCGGTGCCCAGTTGCTCGCAGCCCTGCCCGTTCCCGAGAATCTGGGCAGCAGCCTGCACGTGGCGCTGTCGGTGCTGCGGCTGCTGAATGTGCCGCTGCTGGCCGACACGCCGGAGGTGCTGGACTTCGGGCTGCCCGCCCTGCGAATGCCGACCTCGTCGCTGCCACCTGCCGCCACGCCCACCGCGCCGCCCAGTCCGTTGCCCAGCACACCCCTTCCCGTCACACCTCTGCCCAGCACCAGCACGCCGCCTGTTCCCCCCGCAGCGCCGCCCAGTCAACCCAGCCAACCTGTCGTCACGCCGCCCCCTGGCCCCGGCTTTACGCCGGTCGCCACGCTCGCCAGCGTTCGCAGCAGCCGCACCGTCAACCGCAATATCGAGCTTCAGCGGGTGGTGATGGAATTCGACGGCCCCGCCAACTACACCGTGCTGCGCGACCGCAGCGGCCTGACCTTCAATCTGCCGGGGGTGCTCAGCGCTCCTCAGAGTCAGCGGCTCGACTCTGGAGACGCGCTGGGGGTGTCGCTGGGGGCGGCAGGCAGTTCGGTGCGGCTCGACACCGGCAACGGATCGAGCGAGATCTTTACCCTGCCCGACCCGTACCGCATCGTGGTCGATACCACCACCAACATCGATACCAGCGTGCCGCCACCCATCGATGAAACCAGCCTGCCCGACGGTGTGACGCTGCGCCATCTGGGTGGCCTCAGTCTGCTGATCTTCGATGCCCGCTACGCGCCCCGCGTGGTGTCGGCTCCGCTGGGTCATGCCAGCGGCGTGGCCGATCTGGTGCGGCAACAGGGCGGCGTGGCGGGCGTGAACGGCGGGTATTTCGACACTGCCAGCAGCCTGCCGGTCGATCTGGTGGCACGCGGCGGCCTGATGATCGCGCCCAGCCTGGAGCGCCGCGCCACACTGGGCCTCGACGCGCAGGGCACGCCGCAGCTCGGCTACCCGAAGCCGCGCTACGTGCTGAGCGCTCCCGGCCTTCAACTGGTCGTCAACAGCGTGGGCAGCAAGCCCAATCCGTTGTGGGTCACGGCCTTTGTGGGCGACGGGCGCACGGCGGTCGGCGGCGATGGCTTTACCACGCTGGTGCTGCGGCAGGGGCCGGGCACGCCGGGCAGCACGGTCAGCCGCGCTCTGAGCGGGCGCTTCGTGCCGGGCGTCGGAGACTTCGCCGTTACGTTTGATCCGGCCCGCTTTCCGCAACTGGGCCTGGCAACCGGCGCACCGCTGCGGTACGACCTGAACTGGCAGGTTCCCGGCTGGAACAGCGTGCAGGAAGCGCTGGCCGCCGGGCCGCTGCTGGTGTCGGGCGGAAAGGTGGTGCTCGATCCGGTACGCGAGGGTTTCGACACCTCGGGCAGCATCTGGCGGCCCACGCGGCAGGTCGCCTTCGTACAGATGGGAGACCGCAGCGGCATTGCCTTCCTCGACAACGGCACGCCCGCCGAGTTTGCGCGAGCGCTGGCCGGAGCGGGCGTCAGCAGTGCCATGCGCCTGGACAGCGGCAGCAGCGCCACCGTGTACGTGTCGGGCGGCTACCTGAACGCGGGCGGTTACCTGAATACCGTGTGGAGCAGACCCGTGCCCAATGCGCTGGTGTTCGTGCCAAAACTGAACGCTACCGGGAAGTGA
- a CDS encoding DUF58 domain-containing protein: protein MTALPLTLLYAALLVLLLWGVWRLWQKPPHTELRRELAGQGFEQTSLPLTLHLKLHARLPTRIVIEDPAPRAVVPETQFTVGGLIWGERRVTHVTSLQLNQRGVYRWEGASLRWADPFGLFWHQQPLVCATELEVYPGTHLLTLPHLLRPLLSEGELSRTLGLDDPISLRGARPYLPGDPPGRVHWRLSARHLSENADAGGGGGGNLMVRELERTASSSLHIHLDTAGSEVYLESAVRLAASLVQEALELRLPVALSDGRGSTPSGQTPEHLRRVLRRLAEATVEPAERIPAVRPGSNLIVLTQRAGGALLHSALLARAQAARVVIVALPEGFYLEPGELPRRQWAGLPEAVRELERQAGVLAGAGVAVLVLRGNMSVLRLGRQET, encoded by the coding sequence ATGACCGCGCTGCCCCTGACGCTGCTGTACGCCGCGCTGCTGGTGCTGCTGCTGTGGGGCGTCTGGCGGCTGTGGCAGAAACCGCCGCACACCGAGTTGCGCCGCGAACTGGCAGGGCAGGGCTTCGAGCAGACCTCGCTTCCCCTGACGCTGCACCTGAAGCTGCACGCCCGGCTGCCCACGCGCATCGTGATCGAAGACCCCGCGCCCAGAGCGGTGGTGCCGGAAACGCAGTTCACGGTGGGCGGCCTGATCTGGGGCGAGCGCCGGGTAACGCACGTCACGTCCCTCCAGCTCAATCAGCGCGGCGTGTACCGCTGGGAAGGCGCGTCGCTGCGCTGGGCCGATCCGTTCGGGCTGTTCTGGCACCAGCAACCGCTCGTATGCGCCACCGAACTGGAGGTGTATCCCGGCACGCACCTGCTGACGCTGCCGCACCTGCTGCGCCCGCTGCTGTCGGAAGGCGAACTGTCGCGCACGCTGGGCCTCGACGACCCGATCAGTCTGCGGGGGGCGCGGCCCTATCTGCCGGGCGATCCGCCGGGGCGCGTCCACTGGCGCCTGAGTGCCCGGCACCTCTCTGAAAACGCCGATGCGGGTGGAGGTGGGGGCGGCAACCTGATGGTGCGCGAACTGGAGCGCACGGCGTCGAGCAGCCTGCATATCCACCTTGATACCGCTGGCAGCGAGGTGTATCTCGAAAGTGCGGTGCGGCTGGCGGCCAGTCTGGTGCAGGAAGCGCTGGAACTGCGGCTCCCGGTGGCCCTGAGCGACGGACGGGGCAGCACGCCCAGCGGCCAGACCCCCGAACATCTGCGGCGGGTGCTGCGGCGGCTGGCCGAGGCGACGGTGGAGCCAGCCGAACGCATCCCGGCGGTGCGGCCCGGCAGCAACCTGATCGTGCTGACCCAGCGGGCAGGCGGAGCGCTGCTGCATTCGGCGCTGCTGGCACGCGCCCAGGCGGCCCGCGTGGTGATCGTGGCGCTGCCGGAGGGCTTTTATCTGGAACCCGGCGAACTGCCGCGCCGTCAGTGGGCAGGGCTGCCGGAAGCGGTGCGCGAACTGGAACGGCAGGCGGGCGTGCTGGCCGGGGCAGGCGTCGCGGTGCTGGTGCTGCGCGGCAATATGAGCGTGCTGCGGCTGGGACGGCAGGAAACTTGA
- a CDS encoding DUF309 domain-containing protein: MTPSSVVPPDLRPELWRGAELFAQGEWWEAHEAWEGVWMSAQGDERHFVQGLILLAAALHKRWHYGSLTHRNYDKALRHLDILPPMYGGVDLKQLRLDVWAALHHEGLRPALPAG, translated from the coding sequence ATGACTCCTTCATCGGTGGTGCCGCCTGATCTTCGCCCCGAGCTGTGGCGCGGAGCAGAGCTGTTCGCGCAGGGCGAGTGGTGGGAGGCACACGAGGCCTGGGAAGGCGTGTGGATGAGCGCCCAGGGCGACGAGCGCCATTTCGTGCAGGGATTGATTCTGCTGGCGGCGGCGCTGCACAAACGCTGGCATTACGGGTCGTTGACGCACCGCAATTACGATAAGGCGTTGCGACATCTGGACATCTTGCCCCCAATGTATGGCGGCGTCGATCTGAAGCAGCTTCGCCTTGATGTGTGGGCGGCGCTGCACCATGAAGGGCTGCGACCTGCGCTGCCAGCGGGATAA
- the mglA gene encoding GTPase MglA: protein MSTINFAGREINCKIVYYGPGMSGKTTNLKHVFSRVPDHLRGEMVSLATEDERTLFFDFLPLDLGSVQGFKTRFHLYTVPGQVFYNASRKLILRGVDGIVFVADSAPNRLRANAESMRNLRENLLEHGLDIRTIPMVLQVNKRDIEGALPTAMIRAVIDPKSELNLIEAVAHQGQGVFETLKAVSKMVLERLSQPSQAQ from the coding sequence ATGAGCACCATTAACTTTGCAGGCCGCGAAATCAATTGCAAGATCGTGTATTACGGCCCCGGTATGTCGGGGAAGACCACCAACCTCAAACACGTGTTCTCGCGTGTGCCCGACCACCTGCGCGGCGAGATGGTGAGTCTGGCGACCGAAGACGAGCGCACGCTGTTCTTCGACTTCCTGCCGCTCGACCTGGGCAGCGTTCAGGGCTTCAAGACGCGCTTTCACCTGTACACCGTGCCGGGGCAGGTGTTCTACAACGCCAGCCGCAAACTGATTCTGCGCGGCGTAGACGGCATCGTGTTCGTGGCCGACAGTGCGCCTAACCGCCTGCGTGCCAACGCCGAGAGCATGCGGAACCTGCGAGAGAACCTGCTGGAACACGGTCTGGATATCCGCACCATTCCGATGGTCTTGCAGGTCAACAAGCGCGACATCGAGGGGGCGCTGCCCACCGCCATGATCCGCGCCGTGATCGACCCGAAAAGCGAACTGAACCTGATCGAAGCGGTGGCGCACCAGGGCCAGGGCGTGTTCGAGACGCTGAAGGCCGTGAGCAAGATGGTGCTAGAACGCCTGTCGCAGCCGTCTCAGGCTCAATAA
- a CDS encoding LabA-like NYN domain-containing protein: MERIGLFIDGANVYAAAKRLGWNFDHRKILEHFAAMGQLYNAYYYTAVPISIDDKQKRFIDALTYMGYTVRTKTLKESTDDHGDTHRHANLDIEIVTDLLSTIDRYDTAVLLTGDGDFERPAEVLRARGKRVVVASIPEMTSYELRNAADEYVDFKDIREQVERPGYRLPSEGREGTRTEAVRPFYMTAAADTDER; the protein is encoded by the coding sequence ATGGAACGTATCGGACTGTTTATTGACGGAGCAAATGTGTATGCGGCGGCCAAACGCCTGGGCTGGAATTTCGATCACCGCAAGATTCTGGAACACTTCGCCGCGATGGGACAGCTGTATAACGCCTATTACTACACGGCGGTGCCGATCAGCATCGACGACAAGCAGAAGCGCTTTATCGACGCCCTGACATACATGGGCTATACGGTGCGTACCAAGACGCTGAAGGAAAGCACCGACGACCACGGCGATACGCACCGCCACGCCAATCTCGATATCGAGATCGTGACCGACCTGCTTTCGACCATCGACCGCTACGACACGGCCGTGCTGCTGACCGGTGACGGCGACTTCGAGCGCCCCGCCGAGGTGCTGCGGGCGCGTGGAAAGCGCGTGGTGGTGGCGAGCATTCCCGAGATGACCAGTTACGAGCTTCGCAACGCTGCCGATGAATACGTGGATTTCAAGGACATTCGCGAGCAGGTCGAGCGCCCCGGCTATCGCCTGCCCAGCGAGGGCCGCGAGGGAACCCGCACCGAGGCCGTTCGTCCGTTCTACATGACCGCCGCCGCCGACACGGACGAACGCTGA
- the plsX gene encoding phosphate acyltransferase PlsX produces MTVPEVSDRLPVALDAVGGDFGAPPLVEGAVQAARAGVKVLLVGDRVRLHAELGRYEDSASLPLEIVDAPDVIGMDEHASDVRGRREASINVANGLVKEGRASAVVSMGHSGASMASSLLTLGRLKGVDRPAILAHLPSKTGFVTLLDVGANADVKPAYLAQWAQLASTYLSVVEDKASPSVGLLSIGEEDHKGNALTLEAHALLRQMPGLNFHGNVEGRDILKGTTDIVVTDGFTGNIVLKLAEGEAKVLFGWVRDALSSSLLSKAGALLVRGALRGVAARLDPSTYGASLLIGVKGLSYIGHGSADARAVKNALLRADRAYQSRLIERLTVAMTGQA; encoded by the coding sequence ATGACCGTGCCGGAAGTCTCTGACCGCCTTCCGGTGGCGCTGGACGCGGTGGGCGGCGATTTCGGTGCTCCCCCGCTGGTCGAGGGAGCCGTGCAGGCCGCCCGCGCAGGCGTGAAGGTGTTGCTGGTGGGCGACCGGGTGCGGCTGCATGCCGAACTGGGCAGGTACGAGGACAGCGCGTCGTTGCCGCTGGAAATCGTGGACGCCCCCGACGTGATCGGCATGGACGAACACGCCAGTGACGTGCGCGGCAGGCGCGAGGCGAGCATCAACGTGGCGAACGGACTGGTCAAGGAAGGCCGGGCCAGCGCGGTGGTGAGCATGGGGCACAGCGGGGCCAGCATGGCGAGTTCGCTGCTGACGCTGGGCCGCCTGAAAGGCGTTGACCGGCCCGCCATCCTCGCGCACCTGCCGTCGAAAACGGGCTTCGTGACGCTGCTCGACGTGGGAGCCAATGCCGACGTGAAGCCCGCGTATCTGGCGCAGTGGGCGCAACTCGCCAGCACCTACCTGAGCGTGGTCGAAGACAAGGCCAGCCCCAGCGTGGGCCTGTTGAGCATCGGGGAGGAAGACCACAAGGGCAATGCCCTGACGCTGGAAGCCCACGCGCTGCTGCGGCAGATGCCGGGGCTGAACTTTCACGGCAATGTCGAGGGGCGCGACATCCTGAAGGGCACCACCGATATCGTCGTGACCGACGGCTTTACCGGCAACATCGTGCTGAAGCTGGCCGAGGGCGAGGCGAAGGTGCTGTTCGGCTGGGTGCGCGACGCCCTTTCCAGCAGCCTGCTGAGCAAGGCCGGAGCGCTGCTGGTGCGCGGAGCGCTGCGCGGCGTGGCGGCGCGGCTCGACCCCAGTACGTATGGGGCTAGCCTCCTGATCGGGGTCAAGGGCCTGTCGTACATCGGGCATGGCAGCGCCGATGCGCGGGCCGTCAAAAATGCCCTGCTGCGGGCCGACAGAGCGTACCAGTCGCGGCTGATCGAGCGCCTGACGGTGGCGATGACAGGGCAGGCTTAG
- the trxA gene encoding thioredoxin has protein sequence MKPMELTDSNFKGEISEGLTLVDFWAPWCGPCRMIAPVVEEIASQYEGKVKVGKVNVDDNQQTAMQFRVMSIPTLILFKDGQPVEGVVGAQPKRAFEALLDKHLATVAN, from the coding sequence ATGAAGCCGATGGAACTCACGGACAGCAATTTTAAGGGCGAGATTTCTGAGGGTCTGACACTGGTGGACTTCTGGGCACCGTGGTGCGGCCCGTGCCGCATGATCGCCCCGGTGGTCGAGGAAATCGCCAGTCAGTACGAGGGCAAGGTCAAGGTGGGCAAGGTCAACGTGGACGACAACCAGCAGACGGCCATGCAGTTCCGCGTCATGAGCATTCCCACCCTGATCCTCTTCAAAGACGGCCAGCCGGTCGAGGGCGTCGTGGGCGCACAGCCCAAGCGTGCCTTCGAGGCACTGCTCGACAAGCACCTGGCAACCGTCGCCAACTGA
- the mqnC gene encoding cyclic dehypoxanthinyl futalosine synthase — protein MTLPDQKPLETPASAALLEKAERGERLNHAEITALYSLPLPDVAAVAHHLRLQRSAPDTATFLIDRNINYTNICNVGCNFCAFYRTPRQKDSYTLDYDAISAKITELEAVGGTRILMQGGVNPALGLEYYTGLLRHIKAHHPSIRIEAFSPEEVLFMEKTFGLSLDALLDTLIEAGLDGLPGAGGEILEDDVRAKAAPARIRSNDWFRILDAAQAKGLYTISTMVIGFGESFEQRASHLLKIRDQQDRALALYGNGFSGFAMWTLQTENTRLAGKAPGASAHEYLQQLAIARIALDNVPNIQASWPAQGFKVAQAALYYGASDLGSTMLEENVVSAAGNHHRHNATVRELVRIAHDAGFRPAIRNSRFQILEYPDVDIYLGTGANATLEEERAVGAG, from the coding sequence ATGACCCTTCCCGATCAAAAGCCCCTCGAAACCCCAGCCAGCGCGGCCCTGCTGGAAAAGGCGGAACGCGGCGAGCGCCTGAACCACGCCGAAATCACGGCGCTTTACAGCCTGCCCCTGCCCGACGTGGCGGCGGTGGCCCACCATCTGCGGCTTCAGCGCAGCGCCCCCGACACCGCCACCTTCCTGATCGACCGCAATATCAATTACACCAACATCTGCAACGTGGGCTGCAATTTCTGCGCCTTCTACCGCACGCCTCGCCAGAAGGACAGCTATACGCTCGACTACGACGCGATTTCGGCCAAGATCACCGAGCTGGAAGCAGTGGGCGGCACCCGAATTCTGATGCAGGGCGGCGTGAATCCGGCGCTGGGGCTGGAGTATTACACCGGGCTGCTGCGGCACATCAAGGCGCACCATCCGAGTATCCGCATCGAGGCGTTTTCTCCGGAAGAAGTGCTGTTCATGGAGAAGACCTTCGGGCTGAGCCTGGACGCGCTGCTCGATACCCTGATCGAAGCGGGCCTGGACGGGCTGCCGGGCGCGGGCGGCGAGATCCTGGAAGACGACGTGCGGGCCAAAGCCGCGCCAGCACGCATCCGCAGCAACGACTGGTTCCGCATTCTCGATGCCGCGCAGGCCAAGGGGCTGTACACCATTTCCACCATGGTCATCGGCTTTGGCGAAAGCTTCGAGCAGCGGGCCAGCCACCTGCTCAAGATCCGTGACCAGCAGGACCGGGCGCTGGCGCTGTATGGCAACGGCTTTTCCGGCTTCGCCATGTGGACGCTTCAGACCGAAAATACCCGGCTGGCTGGCAAGGCTCCGGGAGCCAGCGCCCACGAGTACCTGCAACAGCTCGCCATCGCCCGCATCGCGCTCGACAACGTGCCCAACATCCAGGCGTCGTGGCCCGCGCAGGGGTTCAAAGTGGCTCAGGCAGCGCTGTATTACGGCGCGTCGGATCTGGGCAGCACCATGCTCGAAGAGAACGTGGTGAGTGCGGCGGGCAACCATCACCGCCACAACGCCACCGTGCGCGAACTCGTGCGGATTGCCCACGACGCCGGGTTCCGGCCTGCCATCCGCAACAGCCGCTTTCAGATTCTGGAATACCCCGATGTGGACATCTATCTGGGAACCGGCGCAAACGCCACCTTGGAAGAGGAACGGGCCGTCGGCGCAGGCTGA
- the mglB gene encoding GTPase-activating protein MglB — MIEPSLALYGELFEQVEQHLDELLAATGVRYCLLVDRKGFVLSHKEALWAPRPPALDSIATLVASNAAATGALANMLGESTFSEQIHQGEQGVLYVESVGSNALLTMIFDSSVPIGRVKVYAKKTIAAVSGLLQTLQDAPPVAFDQNFSVSANALLDDLLG; from the coding sequence ATGATCGAACCCTCCCTCGCGCTGTACGGCGAACTCTTTGAACAGGTCGAACAGCATCTCGATGAGCTGCTGGCGGCGACCGGCGTTCGCTACTGCCTGCTGGTTGACCGCAAGGGCTTCGTGCTTTCGCACAAGGAAGCGTTGTGGGCACCGCGCCCCCCGGCCCTCGATAGCATCGCCACCCTGGTTGCCAGCAACGCTGCCGCCACCGGCGCACTCGCCAACATGCTCGGTGAATCGACCTTCTCGGAGCAGATTCATCAGGGTGAGCAGGGGGTGCTGTATGTCGAATCGGTCGGCAGCAACGCGCTCCTCACCATGATTTTCGATTCGAGCGTGCCGATTGGCCGCGTCAAGGTGTATGCCAAGAAGACCATCGCGGCTGTGTCTGGCCTGCTGCAAACGCTTCAGGACGCGCCCCCGGTGGCCTTCGACCAGAACTTTTCCGTGAGCGCCAACGCGCTCCTCGACGATCTGTTGGGTTAA
- the purE gene encoding 5-(carboxyamino)imidazole ribonucleotide mutase — MTPQPLIGVVMGSRSDYDTMSGALEVLQALAVPYEVRVLSAHRTPHLLPTYAARAERLNLRAIIAGAGGAAHLPGMLAAFTRVPVLGVPVQSRALSGQDSLLSIVQMPAGVPVATFAIGPAGAKNAALFAAALLAGTDLDVRQRLDAYRAAQTRAVLDDPYFEGHPQAGEA, encoded by the coding sequence ATGACCCCCCAACCCCTCATCGGCGTCGTCATGGGCAGCCGAAGCGATTACGACACCATGTCCGGGGCGCTGGAAGTGCTGCAAGCCCTCGCCGTTCCCTACGAAGTGCGCGTGCTGAGCGCCCACCGCACGCCCCACCTGCTGCCCACCTACGCGGCGCGTGCCGAACGCCTGAACCTGCGGGCCATCATCGCCGGAGCGGGCGGCGCGGCGCATCTGCCGGGCATGCTGGCGGCCTTTACGCGGGTGCCGGTGTTGGGCGTGCCTGTGCAGTCGCGGGCGCTCAGCGGTCAGGACAGCCTGCTGAGCATCGTGCAGATGCCCGCCGGGGTGCCGGTCGCCACCTTCGCCATCGGGCCAGCGGGGGCCAAGAACGCTGCGCTGTTCGCCGCTGCGCTGCTGGCCGGAACCGATCTGGACGTGCGGCAACGTCTGGACGCCTACCGCGCTGCCCAGACGCGGGCCGTGCTGGACGATCCGTATTTCGAGGGCCACCCCCAGGCGGGCGAGGCATGA
- a CDS encoding AAA family ATPase, with translation MTTPFPSRILDNVSTVLVGKAAVTRLALAGILAGGHILLEDAPGTGKTMLARALAVSLGLGFKRVQFTPDLLPSDVTGVSVYRAGSFEFVPGPIFTGLLLADEINRATPKTQSALLEAMGEGQVSESGVTHTLTQPFVVVATQNPIEFEGTYRLPEAQLDRFLMRLSVGYPTEAEEASMLARLQERHPIETLRPVGRADELLEARERVREVRVDDELRGYIAAITARSRQHPAVALGGGPRASLALQGVAQALAYLDGRGFVSPQDIKEAAPAVLGHRLSLKIEARLTGTTPAEVVAQVLATVPVPVETVSTAPAR, from the coding sequence ATGACGACCCCGTTTCCTTCGCGCATTCTCGACAACGTTTCGACCGTTCTGGTCGGCAAGGCCGCCGTGACCCGGCTGGCCCTGGCCGGCATTCTGGCGGGAGGCCACATTCTGCTGGAAGACGCGCCCGGCACCGGCAAGACCATGCTGGCCCGCGCTCTGGCCGTCAGCCTGGGGCTGGGCTTCAAACGCGTGCAGTTCACGCCCGACCTGCTGCCCAGCGACGTGACCGGCGTGAGCGTGTACCGCGCCGGGTCTTTCGAGTTCGTGCCCGGCCCGATCTTTACCGGGCTGCTGCTGGCCGACGAGATCAACCGCGCCACACCCAAAACGCAGTCGGCGCTGCTGGAAGCGATGGGCGAGGGGCAGGTGTCGGAAAGCGGCGTCACCCACACCCTCACGCAGCCTTTCGTGGTGGTGGCGACCCAGAACCCCATCGAATTCGAGGGCACCTACCGCCTGCCGGAAGCGCAGCTCGACCGCTTCCTGATGCGGCTGTCGGTGGGCTATCCCACGGAGGCCGAGGAGGCGAGCATGCTGGCGAGGCTTCAGGAGCGCCATCCTATCGAGACGCTGCGGCCTGTTGGCCGGGCAGACGAACTGCTGGAAGCGCGGGAACGGGTGCGCGAGGTGCGCGTGGATGACGAGCTGCGCGGGTATATCGCGGCCATCACCGCCCGCAGCCGTCAGCATCCGGCGGTGGCGCTGGGCGGCGGCCCGCGTGCCAGTCTGGCTCTTCAGGGAGTGGCGCAGGCGCTGGCGTATCTGGACGGGCGGGGGTTCGTGTCGCCGCAGGACATCAAGGAGGCCGCGCCCGCCGTGCTGGGCCACCGTCTGAGCCTGAAGATCGAGGCCCGGCTGACCGGCACCACGCCCGCCGAGGTGGTGGCGCAGGTGCTGGCAACCGTGCCGGTACCGGTCGAAACCGTGTCCACCGCTCCGGCAAGATGA